The following are encoded in a window of Stieleria sp. JC731 genomic DNA:
- a CDS encoding M3 family metallopeptidase yields the protein MTDSVLLQPWTGPYGGVPPWDRVRPEEFTAAFDAAIKAAQNDIETIANQAAAPTFENTVVAMENAGKALDRLDAIFGVYSSNLNVGPIPDIERVVAPKLAAHSDSIYQNEKLFKRLETIYQNELDSLNHAQKRLIDDLYKTFVRRGAKLDSSDKAKLSQMNAQLARLFTDFSQNVLDDEKEYVTWIEDESRLDGLPSSSIAAMKRAAEERGEPTKWAVTNTRSSMDPFLTYAKDRALREKVWRTYYNRCDNGDDNDNNELITEILSLRLQRANLLGYPTHAHWRLEGTMAKTPEATEALMDQVWKKAVQRVHEEVADMQKIADKETGDRGAKITIEPWDYRFYSEKVRKAKYDLDLSEVKPYLQLDKLREGMFWVAGELFGFQFKQVNDVPVFHPDVKVWEVTNEAGKHVGLWYFDPFAREGKRSGAWMTAYRVQQNIDKPITPIVSNNSNFIKGGEGEAVLISWDDAVTLFHEFGHALHGLSSNVQYPSQAGTSVARDYVEFPSQILEHWLETPEILQRFCLHYETGEPLPQSLIDKIDKASTFNQGFATVEYLASAIVDMKLHTTDQKQIDPDKFEQETLAAIGMPSELPMRHRTPHFMHIFSSDSYSAGYYSYLWADALTADAGEMFEEAGSYYDPEVATRLRDYVFSVGDTIDAAEGFRKFRGRDVDTSALMRKRGFSN from the coding sequence CGTCGTGGCGATGGAAAACGCTGGCAAAGCTCTCGACCGACTGGACGCGATCTTTGGCGTCTACTCATCGAATCTGAACGTCGGCCCAATCCCGGACATCGAACGCGTCGTCGCTCCCAAGCTGGCCGCCCACTCGGACAGCATCTATCAAAACGAGAAACTCTTTAAACGCCTCGAAACGATCTACCAAAACGAGCTCGATTCACTCAACCATGCTCAGAAGCGGTTAATTGACGACCTTTACAAAACGTTTGTCCGGCGCGGCGCGAAGCTGGATTCGAGCGACAAAGCCAAGCTGTCGCAGATGAACGCCCAACTGGCGCGTCTCTTTACGGACTTCAGCCAGAATGTGCTGGATGACGAAAAGGAATACGTTACCTGGATCGAAGACGAATCGCGTCTTGACGGTCTGCCAAGCAGCAGCATCGCGGCAATGAAACGCGCTGCCGAAGAACGTGGTGAACCGACAAAGTGGGCGGTTACCAACACGCGTTCCTCAATGGACCCGTTCTTGACCTATGCCAAGGATCGGGCGCTGCGTGAAAAGGTTTGGCGAACCTATTACAACCGCTGCGATAACGGCGATGACAATGACAACAACGAACTGATCACCGAAATCCTTTCGCTTCGCTTGCAACGTGCCAACCTACTCGGTTACCCAACACACGCCCATTGGCGACTCGAAGGCACCATGGCCAAAACGCCAGAAGCGACCGAAGCTCTGATGGACCAAGTCTGGAAGAAAGCGGTTCAACGGGTGCATGAAGAAGTCGCCGATATGCAAAAGATCGCCGACAAAGAAACAGGTGACCGAGGCGCGAAGATCACGATCGAACCGTGGGACTATCGCTTCTATTCCGAAAAAGTCCGGAAAGCGAAATACGACCTGGACCTAAGCGAAGTCAAACCCTACCTGCAATTGGACAAGCTTCGTGAAGGAATGTTCTGGGTCGCTGGTGAGTTGTTTGGGTTTCAGTTCAAGCAAGTCAACGACGTCCCTGTTTTCCATCCTGACGTGAAGGTCTGGGAAGTCACCAATGAAGCCGGTAAGCACGTCGGCCTCTGGTACTTCGATCCTTTCGCACGCGAAGGCAAACGGAGTGGTGCATGGATGACCGCCTATCGAGTTCAGCAGAACATCGATAAGCCGATCACACCAATCGTCTCCAACAACAGTAACTTTATCAAAGGCGGTGAAGGCGAAGCGGTTTTGATTTCCTGGGACGACGCTGTCACGCTTTTCCATGAATTCGGACACGCGCTACACGGCCTCAGCTCGAACGTGCAGTACCCGTCGCAAGCGGGTACCTCAGTCGCTCGTGACTACGTGGAATTTCCATCGCAGATCCTTGAACATTGGTTGGAAACTCCAGAGATCCTGCAACGCTTCTGCCTGCACTACGAAACCGGCGAGCCTTTGCCGCAGTCGCTGATCGACAAAATCGACAAAGCGTCCACGTTCAATCAAGGCTTCGCGACTGTCGAATACTTGGCCAGCGCGATCGTGGATATGAAATTGCATACCACCGATCAGAAACAAATCGATCCGGACAAGTTCGAACAAGAAACGCTAGCCGCGATCGGCATGCCGAGTGAATTGCCAATGCGTCACCGCACACCGCACTTCATGCATATCTTTAGCAGCGACAGCTACTCAGCTGGCTACTACAGCTATCTGTGGGCAGACGCATTGACGGCAGATGCGGGAGAAATGTTCGAAGAGGCGGGCTCTTATTACGATCCGGAAGTCGCAACACGTCTGCGAGACTACGTGTTCTCAGTCGGTGATACGATCGATGCTGCCGAAGGATTTCGCAAATTCCGTGGCCGTGATGTTGACACATCAGCCTTAATGCGAAAACGCGGCTTCAGCAACTGA
- a CDS encoding HEAT repeat domain-containing protein codes for MHIPPDSSPDRSIHLSSSPTTTAESRRGQLCQSIWKLGTRRFRGLRFGVGCAGVITALWIGAADSAGQETVKPTHPELKYQTWSGKVNVPDPVALSVANDGTVYVTQTQRRKIQDLDIRANSDWIPYDVGFSSVAQKLAFYRTQLAIGGDQAEAARHVEDVNQDGQHDWRDLTVISEKIHRLADTDGDGKADRTNVFAEGFQTEVTGIAAGVLHHDGKVYATIAPDVWRLEDTTGDHVADQRSIVATGFGLHIAYAGHDMHGLMIGPDGKLYWSIGDKGISVTTADGEKFLYPNQGGVLRCNLDGSDFEVFAHGLRNVQEFAFDSFGNIFGVDNDSDQPGERERFVWIVDQMDAGWRCNYQYRSGAYNPWTDEKLWETAGPEHPAYIVPPISYFIDGPAGFKFNPGAALSHAYKDYFFMTGAPNGGQYAFRTEPDGDSFRMVDDHKIGEGVAIVGIAFGPDGGLYGADWGGGYPLTQTGSVQRIDVAPESLTEQEKSDRASVMKWLNQDLETVSSDQLVSLLSHVDQRVRLRAQFALVNRGDAQPLLKIAEHQSANLLARVHAIWGVGQLLRPHKSASANLSFDALRSLLKDPSDKIRLVATKVLGESNHRSPQDFVSLLSDPDLHVRISAALALGRCPTKDALEPLLDQADQTTMDQHYLRHAIATALTTCATSDELVSKPKGRSELARLCAVVALRRQQSPLVKAYLDDPRELVATEAARAIHDDFSIGDALVDLAAVLDHPSMHSEALIRRAINANLRLGSTVHASRLLKFAANEDQPESMRAEACDAIAAWMSPPVLDRVDGRHRQVAEREPIERTELGDVLVKLIQDAPATVRVAAAKAAGEMNVTLSAGAMEALANDSASPTGLRLEAVQMIGNADSVRLDSDEKTRLLAALSVDREASIAGLALRLYAKAAPQKALPLLQERLQDGKRSVQQIAIEEIASLGTDDADQVLSKLGNRLRDGELETGLSLDVYNALMRRSSMSAHLASLLDQVNKIESLASLQTTKHRQFALARDGGDVATGERIFRTDLRAQCSRCHRIGKSGSNIGPELSKIAKKRDADYLLRAVVYPSADIEAKYNVQTVLLADGNVVQGVLKSEDDDFLVLLDANGKELKLPQEEIEQVAEKKVSLMPDMTAVLSADEVRDLVAYLRSLR; via the coding sequence ATGCATATCCCGCCTGATTCGTCGCCCGATCGATCAATCCACCTGTCGTCATCTCCTACCACCACGGCCGAATCGCGACGAGGGCAGCTCTGTCAATCGATTTGGAAGCTCGGCACTCGCCGCTTTCGAGGATTGCGATTCGGTGTCGGCTGCGCCGGTGTGATCACAGCTCTGTGGATCGGGGCGGCTGATTCAGCGGGACAGGAAACTGTCAAACCGACGCACCCGGAGTTGAAATATCAGACGTGGAGTGGAAAGGTCAACGTTCCCGATCCCGTCGCTCTGAGTGTCGCCAACGACGGTACGGTTTACGTCACGCAAACGCAGCGGCGGAAGATTCAGGATCTCGACATTCGGGCCAATAGCGATTGGATCCCCTACGATGTTGGCTTCTCGTCCGTTGCACAGAAGTTGGCGTTCTATCGCACGCAGCTTGCGATTGGCGGTGATCAAGCCGAAGCGGCTCGTCATGTGGAAGATGTTAATCAAGATGGGCAACACGACTGGCGCGACCTGACAGTGATCAGCGAGAAAATCCATCGTTTGGCGGACACCGATGGTGATGGCAAAGCGGATCGAACCAATGTTTTCGCCGAAGGCTTTCAGACCGAAGTCACTGGCATTGCGGCCGGCGTGCTGCACCATGACGGCAAGGTCTATGCAACCATCGCACCGGACGTTTGGCGTTTAGAAGATACAACGGGGGATCATGTTGCCGATCAACGCTCCATCGTCGCGACAGGATTCGGGCTCCATATTGCATATGCTGGCCATGATATGCATGGTTTGATGATCGGACCGGATGGGAAACTGTATTGGTCGATTGGTGACAAAGGCATCTCCGTTACGACGGCAGACGGAGAGAAGTTCCTCTACCCAAACCAAGGTGGTGTGCTGCGGTGCAACCTTGACGGATCAGACTTCGAAGTTTTCGCCCACGGACTTCGAAACGTTCAAGAGTTCGCTTTCGATTCGTTTGGCAACATCTTTGGTGTCGACAATGATTCCGATCAGCCAGGTGAACGCGAACGCTTTGTCTGGATTGTCGATCAGATGGATGCCGGTTGGCGATGCAACTACCAGTATCGATCGGGCGCGTACAACCCATGGACGGATGAAAAACTGTGGGAGACTGCCGGGCCGGAACACCCAGCCTATATCGTGCCTCCGATTAGCTACTTCATTGATGGCCCCGCCGGTTTCAAATTCAATCCGGGGGCTGCTCTTTCGCATGCCTATAAAGACTATTTCTTTATGACCGGTGCACCCAACGGGGGCCAATATGCGTTCCGCACGGAACCCGATGGTGATTCGTTCCGAATGGTCGACGATCACAAAATCGGTGAAGGCGTTGCGATTGTCGGAATCGCGTTTGGGCCCGACGGAGGTCTATACGGTGCCGATTGGGGCGGCGGTTATCCGCTGACACAAACCGGCAGCGTCCAACGTATCGATGTCGCACCTGAAAGCTTGACCGAACAGGAAAAGTCAGATCGTGCGTCGGTCATGAAATGGTTGAATCAAGACCTAGAAACCGTTTCATCCGATCAGCTTGTGTCGCTTCTTTCCCATGTCGATCAACGCGTCCGACTGCGAGCCCAATTCGCACTCGTCAACCGAGGTGACGCGCAGCCTTTGCTAAAAATTGCCGAACATCAATCTGCAAACCTGCTCGCCCGCGTTCATGCGATCTGGGGCGTTGGGCAACTGCTGCGACCGCACAAGTCTGCGTCCGCAAACCTATCCTTCGACGCCTTGCGATCATTGCTAAAGGATCCGAGTGACAAGATTCGCCTAGTGGCAACCAAAGTCCTTGGGGAATCAAACCATCGTTCGCCGCAAGATTTTGTTTCGCTATTATCCGACCCTGACTTGCATGTCCGCATCAGTGCGGCGCTGGCCTTGGGGCGTTGTCCGACGAAAGATGCATTGGAGCCGTTGTTGGATCAGGCCGATCAAACGACGATGGATCAGCACTATCTGCGGCATGCAATTGCGACTGCGCTGACCACTTGTGCAACTTCCGATGAACTAGTCTCGAAGCCGAAAGGACGCTCGGAGTTAGCAAGGTTATGTGCGGTCGTTGCGCTTCGACGGCAGCAATCGCCGTTGGTCAAAGCCTATCTAGATGACCCGAGGGAATTGGTGGCGACAGAAGCTGCTCGAGCTATTCACGATGACTTTTCGATTGGTGATGCGCTGGTTGATCTGGCGGCGGTTTTGGATCACCCGAGTATGCATTCCGAGGCATTGATCCGGCGTGCGATCAACGCGAATTTGCGATTGGGATCCACGGTCCATGCGTCTCGACTGCTAAAGTTTGCTGCAAACGAAGATCAGCCTGAATCCATGCGTGCCGAAGCTTGCGACGCCATCGCAGCCTGGATGTCGCCTCCGGTTTTGGATCGAGTCGATGGTCGGCATCGCCAGGTTGCCGAACGAGAACCGATCGAGCGGACCGAGCTTGGCGACGTGCTGGTGAAACTGATTCAAGATGCACCAGCAACGGTTCGCGTCGCAGCGGCAAAGGCAGCGGGCGAAATGAACGTCACGCTATCCGCCGGTGCAATGGAAGCGTTGGCCAACGATTCCGCCAGTCCAACCGGCCTTCGGTTGGAAGCTGTCCAGATGATCGGAAACGCTGATTCTGTGCGTTTGGATTCGGACGAGAAAACGCGTCTGTTGGCCGCATTGTCTGTCGATCGGGAAGCGTCGATCGCCGGATTGGCTCTACGTTTATATGCAAAGGCCGCCCCACAAAAAGCTCTGCCCCTTCTGCAGGAACGACTGCAAGATGGCAAGCGGTCGGTTCAGCAGATTGCCATCGAGGAGATTGCGTCGCTGGGGACCGATGACGCTGACCAAGTTTTATCCAAACTAGGAAATCGTTTGCGTGATGGTGAATTGGAAACCGGGTTGTCCTTGGATGTTTACAACGCATTGATGCGACGCAGTTCGATGTCGGCGCATCTCGCCAGTCTGTTGGATCAAGTCAACAAGATTGAATCGCTTGCTTCACTACAAACGACCAAGCACCGGCAATTTGCACTTGCTCGCGATGGTGGTGATGTTGCGACCGGCGAGCGAATCTTTCGAACGGATCTACGTGCTCAGTGCAGTCGTTGCCACCGCATCGGCAAGAGTGGCAGCAATATCGGTCCGGAGCTAAGCAAGATCGCCAAAAAGCGTGATGCTGACTACCTGCTACGTGCGGTGGTTTATCCCAGTGCCGACATTGAGGCGAAGTACAACGTGCAAACGGTGCTACTTGCTGATGGGAATGTCGTCCAAGGCGTGCTGAAGAGTGAAGACGACGACTTCCTGGTGCTGCTCGACGCAAACGGGAAAGAACTAAAGCTGCCTCAGGAAGAGATCGAGCAAGTTGCTGAAAAGAAGGTGTCGCTGATGCCGGACATGACAGCGGTATTGTCTGCCGACGAAGTTCGCGACTTGGTCGCATATTTGCGAAGTCTGCGCTGA